The following are encoded in a window of Novosphingobium sp. THN1 genomic DNA:
- a CDS encoding SRPBCC family protein, which yields MNRHEPPSGRQALAAVAMTTAIAAGIGLVLGARRRPRDVSGDSAPGYAARRSFGSYAVSGRSVTIDRPREELFAFWRDFANLARFMENVEDVRPVGEDGHNVWTIRAPAGRSVAIETVIAREEPGELIAWRSVEGSEIDTEGRVTFEDAPGERGTRVSVRIAYKPPAGELGRLFAKMQGREPEIQARRDLRRFKMLMEAGEIATSARRKDQTCAARQACEEQHEASTPAENA from the coding sequence ATGAACAGGCACGAACCACCCTCGGGCCGCCAGGCATTGGCGGCTGTGGCCATGACGACGGCGATCGCTGCAGGCATCGGGCTGGTGCTCGGGGCAAGACGTCGTCCTCGTGACGTGAGCGGAGACTCTGCGCCGGGATATGCCGCGCGGCGTTCCTTCGGCAGCTATGCGGTGAGCGGCCGCAGCGTGACCATTGACCGTCCGCGCGAGGAATTGTTCGCGTTCTGGCGCGACTTTGCAAATCTCGCCCGGTTCATGGAGAACGTCGAGGATGTGCGTCCGGTCGGCGAGGACGGGCACAATGTCTGGACGATCCGCGCGCCCGCAGGACGGAGCGTCGCGATCGAAACGGTGATCGCGCGCGAGGAACCGGGCGAACTGATCGCGTGGCGCTCGGTTGAGGGGTCGGAAATCGATACCGAAGGGCGCGTCACGTTCGAGGATGCGCCGGGCGAGCGGGGAACGCGGGTCAGTGTGCGCATCGCCTACAAACCACCCGCCGGTGAACTGGGGCGACTGTTCGCCAAGATGCAGGGACGGGAGCCTGAAATTCAGGCGCGTCGCGACCTGCGCCGGTTCAAGATGCTGATGGAAGCAGGAGAGATAGCGACATCAGCAAGACGCAAGGACCAGACCTGCGCTGCAAGGCAGGCGTGCGAGGAACAGCACGAAGCTTCCACTCCAGCGGAGAACGCATGA
- a CDS encoding Crp/Fnr family transcriptional regulator, which yields MPWDGLLSLCPAAAPDRFGKRPYPTRSILGANLVDSKAAAWATLAASRSARAVHGTPQTRKTSLTEWVSPASVVHDVVSGCSTIGCQPMHRRISEAPWRQFRRYEHLARGGDRSDCIYCIKDGWACRYALLRDGRRQITALYLPGDYCEPHWLLSGQARLPVMALTRLTARPIPLGEIDGPGEGGVRNVLREMVQTLDRQAQWITRLGRKNATERIVELLADLRDRLGSDEDKVVIPLTQREIADIVGLTPVHVNRVLHRLAEQGGVYLRGRSLLASTYMGRLNQHDTSAEKQGEQG from the coding sequence ATGCCATGGGATGGCCTCCTCTCTCTATGCCCGGCTGCAGCGCCGGATCGCTTCGGGAAAAGGCCTTACCCAACCCGATCGATCCTCGGCGCTAACCTGGTTGATTCAAAGGCTGCCGCATGGGCCACACTTGCGGCGAGCAGATCGGCGCGCGCTGTCCACGGTACGCCTCAAACGCGGAAAACCTCTCTAACTGAATGGGTTAGTCCTGCATCAGTCGTTCATGACGTTGTGAGCGGGTGCAGCACGATCGGATGCCAGCCCATGCACAGGCGAATATCGGAAGCGCCTTGGAGACAGTTCAGGCGATACGAACATCTTGCCCGGGGCGGGGACCGATCTGACTGCATATACTGCATCAAGGATGGGTGGGCGTGCCGCTACGCGTTGCTGCGCGACGGTCGGCGCCAGATCACGGCGCTCTACCTGCCAGGGGACTATTGCGAGCCGCACTGGCTCCTGTCTGGTCAAGCCCGGTTGCCGGTAATGGCCCTGACCCGTCTGACGGCGCGGCCGATACCGCTTGGCGAGATCGACGGCCCTGGCGAGGGCGGTGTCAGGAATGTCCTTCGCGAAATGGTCCAGACGTTGGACCGGCAGGCGCAATGGATTACCCGCCTTGGCCGCAAGAATGCCACCGAACGCATCGTGGAGCTTCTGGCCGACCTGCGCGACAGGCTGGGCAGTGATGAGGACAAGGTCGTGATCCCGCTGACCCAGCGCGAGATTGCCGACATCGTCGGGCTGACGCCCGTCCACGTGAACCGCGTGTTGCATCGGCTGGCTGAACAGGGGGGCGTTTATCTGCGCGGCAGAAGCCTGCTCGCATCCACGTACATGGGTCGCCTCAACCAGCACGATACATCGGCCGAAAAGCAAGGAGAACAAGGATGA
- a CDS encoding hemerythrin domain-containing protein → MASQAGAKPNEEAAGQTATTRSGSSPMHDEEARGDTNAQRSTNTAADANVGPNAGPNAGPNAGPNAGKATERQARKAPGKQGAAKAVAQKTGAGKANDPDRSAIASLKADHRKAEQLFARFEKAGDEEKQTLIEEVCKALTLHTMLEEEIFYPACRDSLEEDDPLNEAQVEHDSAKLLIADLMNLREDDPFRDAKVKVLAEQVKHHVGEEESGKDSIFAKAQAQGVDTPELAQRLKRRRAELEQRDRLPGGEPVAINLQSMENQREEYEMASYQQRGQERDDQGRFARGGSGGRDGRNGSDDDRGSRRDGGSGRERDEDGRFTSSRNGGGSDRGRNDDDRDYGRGDGRNGGGRNGGGRGDDDGRGWYGDSRGHSEAARRGWEDRGSSRSSRDDDDDRRGYSSRGTSRDDDDDRGGRRQGGNGRGNGGGNDGRGWYGDSRGHSEAARRGWDNPDHGDSGWYGDSRGHSEAARRGWDNPDHGRSGWFGDSEGHSEAARRGWEDRGSGRSSRGRDDDDRGSSRSYRGRDDDDDDRGRGRSGGHGGWFGDSRGHSEAARRGWDNRN, encoded by the coding sequence ATGGCATCACAGGCTGGCGCCAAGCCAAACGAAGAGGCCGCAGGACAGACGGCGACGACCAGATCGGGCAGTTCACCCATGCACGACGAAGAGGCGCGCGGTGACACCAATGCCCAAAGATCAACCAACACCGCTGCCGACGCCAATGTCGGCCCCAATGCTGGCCCAAATGCTGGCCCAAATGCTGGCCCAAATGCTGGCAAGGCTACGGAGCGGCAGGCCCGCAAGGCGCCCGGCAAGCAAGGCGCAGCCAAGGCTGTTGCGCAAAAGACTGGGGCAGGAAAGGCAAACGACCCGGATCGAAGTGCGATTGCAAGCCTCAAGGCAGACCATCGCAAGGCCGAACAGCTCTTCGCCCGCTTCGAGAAGGCTGGCGACGAGGAAAAGCAGACGCTCATCGAGGAGGTCTGCAAGGCGCTGACCCTGCACACGATGCTGGAAGAGGAAATCTTCTACCCGGCGTGTCGGGACAGTCTCGAAGAGGACGATCCGCTGAACGAGGCGCAGGTCGAGCATGACAGTGCCAAGCTGCTCATCGCCGATCTCATGAACCTGCGTGAGGACGATCCCTTCCGGGATGCCAAGGTCAAGGTGCTGGCCGAACAGGTCAAGCACCACGTCGGGGAGGAAGAGAGCGGCAAGGACAGCATCTTTGCCAAAGCCCAGGCGCAAGGGGTGGACACACCTGAACTGGCGCAGCGGCTGAAGCGACGCCGAGCCGAGCTCGAACAGCGCGATCGTCTCCCCGGTGGAGAGCCGGTCGCGATCAACCTTCAATCAATGGAAAACCAAAGAGAGGAATACGAAATGGCCAGTTATCAACAGCGCGGGCAGGAACGCGATGATCAGGGTCGCTTTGCCAGAGGCGGTTCAGGAGGTCGCGACGGCCGGAACGGTTCCGACGATGACCGCGGTTCTCGCCGCGACGGCGGCTCGGGCCGCGAACGCGACGAGGATGGACGCTTTACCAGCTCGCGCAACGGCGGCGGATCGGACCGGGGCCGCAACGATGACGACCGCGACTATGGGCGCGGCGACGGACGCAACGGTGGCGGACGTAACGGTGGCGGACGCGGTGATGACGACGGGCGCGGCTGGTACGGGGATTCCCGTGGCCACTCCGAAGCAGCCCGCCGTGGCTGGGAGGATCGCGGTTCCTCGCGCTCGTCGCGCGATGACGACGATGACCGTCGCGGTTATTCCTCGCGCGGCACCAGCCGTGACGATGACGACGATCGCGGCGGACGGCGCCAGGGCGGCAATGGCCGTGGAAATGGTGGCGGCAACGACGGGCGCGGCTGGTATGGCGATTCCCGTGGTCATTCCGAGGCCGCGCGCCGGGGCTGGGACAACCCCGATCACGGCGACAGCGGCTGGTACGGGGATTCGCGCGGCCATTCCGAAGCGGCACGCCGCGGCTGGGACAATCCCGATCACGGACGCAGCGGCTGGTTCGGCGATTCCGAAGGACACTCCGAAGCGGCGCGCAGGGGTTGGGAAGATCGCGGATCGGGGCGCTCGTCGCGTGGCCGTGACGACGATGACCGCGGCTCTTCCCGTTCCTATCGCGGGCGGGACGATGACGACGATGATCGCGGTCGCGGCAGGAGCGGCGGCCACGGCGGCTGGTTCGGGGATTCCCGTGGGCATTCCGAAGCCGCTCGCCGGGGTTGGGACAACCGGAACTGA
- a CDS encoding DUF4142 domain-containing protein: MPRFPKGTSRIAIGLALAAALGACNAPNDDSAATGPATDAADDSAAATATAGTGAAAGEALPLTGQAFVDAASASDQFELESARIVQSKGITGELRAFAQMMIRDHTASSNALQAAASKVQGVQLRQAPLLTAAQQSQLDQLKAATGDSAPALYIRQQLEAHEKAYAMLTTYASSGDSKPLMDFAAKTAPVVQKHLGDVRKMQP, translated from the coding sequence ATGCCCCGATTTCCCAAAGGTACAAGCCGCATCGCAATCGGCCTCGCGCTCGCCGCCGCCCTTGGTGCGTGCAACGCGCCCAATGATGATTCCGCTGCTACCGGTCCGGCAACCGATGCCGCCGACGACAGTGCTGCAGCCACGGCGACTGCCGGCACCGGCGCTGCTGCCGGAGAGGCCCTGCCCCTCACCGGTCAGGCCTTTGTCGATGCGGCCTCGGCCAGCGACCAGTTCGAACTGGAGAGCGCCCGCATCGTCCAGTCCAAGGGAATCACCGGCGAACTGCGCGCCTTTGCGCAGATGATGATCCGCGACCACACTGCTTCATCGAACGCGCTCCAGGCAGCGGCAAGCAAGGTTCAGGGCGTTCAGCTACGGCAGGCCCCCCTTCTCACCGCAGCGCAGCAGAGCCAGCTCGACCAGCTCAAGGCTGCCACCGGCGATTCAGCTCCCGCTCTTTACATCCGGCAGCAACTGGAAGCGCACGAGAAGGCCTATGCCATGCTGACGACATATGCCAGCAGCGGGGACTCCAAACCGTTGATGGACTTCGCCGCCAAGACCGCACCGGTCGTCCAGAAGCACTTGGGCGATGTCCGGAAAATGCAGCCCTGA
- a CDS encoding Crp/Fnr family transcriptional regulator: MPHSSWHGTRMDDDEGCAQRRSRCLPADFAAPGNLRGMAQTRQPAGPRMFNRGSHLARVGDQRAEIYRIKDGWACRYDVLADGRRQITDLYLPGDYCEPQWLITREASAPIMALTRLAAEPISIDLLYRQDQEGVKQVLSGIVRNLERQTQWLVRLGRKNATERMLELLADLHERLGSRGVPTLISLNQIEIADVVGLTPVHVNRILHRLADKGFVVQQGRSLFVTPLIASAADAESAQRPTRAPDPVSIQ; this comes from the coding sequence ATGCCTCACTCCTCCTGGCATGGAACGAGAATGGACGATGACGAAGGCTGCGCGCAACGCCGGAGCAGGTGCCTTCCCGCCGATTTCGCAGCCCCGGGGAACTTGAGAGGCATGGCACAGACAAGGCAGCCCGCGGGGCCTCGCATGTTCAACAGGGGCTCTCATCTTGCCAGAGTGGGAGATCAGCGCGCGGAGATCTATCGCATCAAGGACGGTTGGGCCTGTCGCTATGACGTTCTTGCAGATGGACGGCGGCAGATCACCGACCTGTATCTGCCGGGAGACTATTGTGAGCCGCAATGGCTGATCACGAGAGAGGCCAGCGCGCCGATCATGGCCCTGACGCGCCTTGCGGCTGAACCGATCTCGATCGACCTGCTCTACCGGCAGGACCAGGAAGGGGTGAAGCAGGTTCTCTCGGGGATCGTTCGCAACCTGGAAAGACAGACCCAATGGCTCGTCCGCCTCGGGCGGAAGAATGCGACCGAACGCATGCTCGAGCTGCTGGCCGATCTCCACGAGCGGCTTGGTTCGAGGGGAGTGCCGACGCTCATCTCTCTAAACCAGATCGAGATTGCCGACGTGGTTGGCCTGACGCCGGTCCACGTCAACCGGATCCTTCACCGCCTGGCCGATAAAGGCTTTGTCGTTCAGCAAGGCAGAAGCCTGTTCGTCACGCCGCTCATTGCAAGTGCGGCGGACGCTGAGTCCGCACAGCGCCCGACCAGGGCACCCGATCCAGTATCAATCCAGTAG
- a CDS encoding FadR/GntR family transcriptional regulator, translating into MQFRPLARPITEAMIASQFGVGRRIVRQTSRILRQRGILMPRRGGNGLGGLWTLPPDISGTVSCIHAELDLGSGAGRQAFDEAAQWLLPSLDDRHDPLAEFIRLLLTAPDTPRLQHGQGHRPQNLADWLAGRLLDELALSHDGNGALGPLADIASDYGVSLEVAVEATRILSDAQKVEVRRGRAGGVYASNTGPGRGLHITNAYLSASSVSTDDCREVLDRINTGMIEIARQRRTAEGLDRIRHSFSLMQNAPDGTNLGQAWYGFIRDIADMASNPVMHFLARSMASSILMRRTRSAELPDAAARELLAASSQILKHLDDAKAAPVVAAQSRCQKALENYW; encoded by the coding sequence ATGCAATTCCGGCCCCTCGCGCGTCCGATCACGGAAGCCATGATCGCTTCGCAGTTTGGCGTCGGGCGAAGGATCGTGCGCCAGACCAGCCGCATACTGCGCCAGCGCGGCATATTGATGCCACGCCGTGGCGGCAACGGCCTGGGCGGACTGTGGACGCTGCCGCCGGATATCTCCGGCACCGTGTCATGCATCCATGCCGAACTTGATCTGGGATCAGGCGCGGGCCGGCAGGCCTTCGATGAGGCAGCACAATGGCTGCTGCCAAGCCTCGATGATCGACATGATCCACTGGCGGAATTCATCCGGCTGCTCCTGACCGCACCGGACACGCCACGCCTCCAACATGGGCAGGGCCACCGGCCGCAGAACCTCGCAGATTGGCTGGCAGGCCGGTTGCTGGACGAACTTGCGCTCTCGCACGACGGCAATGGTGCGCTCGGCCCCCTGGCCGACATCGCCAGCGATTACGGGGTCAGCCTGGAAGTGGCTGTCGAAGCGACGCGAATCCTGTCGGATGCCCAGAAGGTCGAGGTTCGCCGCGGCAGAGCGGGCGGCGTCTATGCTTCGAACACGGGACCCGGCCGGGGATTGCACATTACCAATGCCTATCTTTCGGCCAGCAGCGTCTCCACCGACGACTGTCGCGAAGTGCTCGACCGGATCAACACCGGAATGATCGAGATCGCGCGGCAGCGACGTACCGCCGAGGGGCTCGACCGGATCAGGCATTCGTTCAGCCTGATGCAGAATGCACCCGACGGCACCAATCTTGGCCAAGCCTGGTACGGCTTCATTCGCGACATTGCCGATATGGCGTCAAATCCCGTCATGCATTTTCTGGCGCGCTCGATGGCGTCTTCCATTCTCATGCGCCGCACCCGCAGTGCCGAATTGCCCGACGCGGCCGCACGCGAATTGCTTGCGGCAAGCTCGCAGATCCTCAAGCATCTCGATGATGCAAAAGCGGCCCCCGTGGTGGCGGCGCAATCGCGCTGCCAGAAGGCGCTCGAGAACTACTGGTAG
- the glpK gene encoding glycerol kinase GlpK codes for MKSILAIDQGTTSTRSLVIDVQGRVAARAQVELPQSYPRPGWVEHDPEAIWRDVVATARQALAEAEAGGHEIAVIGIANQRETFVVWDRSTGRAVYPAIVWQDRRGAELCDRLAKEGSEQRVSEISGLVLDSYFSASKLAWLLDAVPGLRQRAEEGSVAFGTIDCFLLWKLTEGQVHATDPTNAARTLLFDIARMDWSEDLCRLFGVPRAMLPEVRDNDALFGVASAAVLGRAIPIRGMAGDQQAALIGQHCLSPGCIKITYGTGAFGLMHTGETISRSRHRLLSTVAYRAAARTCYALEGSIFVAGAGVQWLRDRLGIIGTAQETEALARSLPDNGGVYLVPAFSGLGTPHWDSNARALLCGMTLGTSAAHVVRALLEAVAYQSDELVGTMRADSGIGAALLRVDGGMAQNDWLCQFLADILATPVSRPANVEATALGAAFLAGTSAGIWQSLAHTPISAHGADFEPVLEPCERERLLGGWRDAVSRARQGAYQ; via the coding sequence ATGAAATCTATCCTGGCGATCGATCAGGGCACCACATCGACCCGGTCCCTCGTGATCGACGTGCAGGGCCGAGTTGCGGCCCGCGCGCAAGTTGAACTGCCACAGTCCTATCCCCGGCCTGGCTGGGTGGAACATGATCCGGAGGCGATCTGGCGCGATGTCGTGGCGACGGCGCGCCAGGCACTGGCCGAGGCAGAAGCTGGCGGCCATGAAATTGCGGTGATCGGCATTGCCAACCAGAGGGAAACCTTCGTGGTATGGGACCGGTCCACTGGCAGGGCCGTATATCCGGCAATCGTCTGGCAGGACCGCCGCGGGGCGGAACTGTGCGACAGGCTTGCGAAGGAGGGCTCTGAACAACGGGTTTCGGAAATCAGCGGCCTCGTGCTCGATTCCTACTTTTCGGCAAGCAAGCTCGCCTGGTTGCTCGATGCGGTGCCGGGTCTCCGGCAAAGGGCGGAAGAGGGTTCGGTAGCCTTCGGGACGATCGACTGCTTCCTGTTGTGGAAGCTGACGGAAGGGCAGGTCCACGCTACCGATCCCACCAATGCTGCCCGCACGCTGCTGTTCGACATCGCGCGCATGGACTGGTCCGAAGACCTGTGCCGCCTGTTCGGCGTGCCCCGGGCCATGCTGCCGGAGGTGCGCGATAACGATGCGCTGTTCGGCGTGGCATCGGCAGCGGTTCTGGGCAGGGCGATCCCTATACGAGGCATGGCGGGCGATCAGCAGGCTGCGCTGATCGGCCAGCATTGCCTGTCACCGGGCTGCATCAAGATCACCTACGGCACCGGCGCCTTTGGCCTGATGCATACCGGGGAGACGATCAGCCGATCACGGCACCGCTTGCTCAGCACCGTGGCCTATCGCGCTGCGGCACGCACCTGCTACGCCCTTGAAGGTTCGATCTTCGTGGCAGGCGCGGGCGTGCAGTGGCTGCGCGACCGGCTTGGCATCATCGGCACGGCTCAGGAGACCGAAGCCCTGGCGCGCAGCCTTCCCGATAACGGCGGTGTCTACCTGGTGCCGGCCTTTTCGGGCCTTGGCACGCCGCACTGGGACTCCAACGCCCGCGCCTTGCTCTGCGGCATGACCCTGGGCACGAGTGCCGCACATGTTGTACGTGCGCTGCTCGAGGCGGTCGCCTACCAGAGCGACGAACTGGTTGGCACGATGCGCGCGGACAGCGGCATCGGCGCCGCTCTGCTCAGGGTCGATGGCGGGATGGCGCAGAACGATTGGCTTTGCCAGTTTCTGGCCGACATTCTGGCAACCCCGGTTTCGCGACCGGCGAATGTTGAAGCGACGGCCTTGGGCGCGGCTTTCCTTGCCGGTACATCCGCGGGCATCTGGCAGTCGTTGGCGCATACGCCCATATCCGCGCATGGTGCCGATTTCGAGCCGGTGCTGGAGCCTTGCGAACGGGAACGTTTGCTCGGCGGGTGGCGGGATGCGGTATCCCGCGCGCGACAGGGGGCCTACCAGTAG
- a CDS encoding DeoR/GlpR family DNA-binding transcription regulator translates to MRDLAAVRQLRLVEHLDAVGHGKVEDLARSLGVTPQTIRGDLRQLDEQGVVSRVRGGAMLRSRLDNLGYHSRQALAANAKSRIGEAAAALIPDGVSLFINIGTTVEAAASRLRQRQRLMVVTNNLNVAEILADARGIEVIVAGGRLRAEDRAVVGPLAVDFLSAFKVDYAVIGASALDADGSLLDFDIDEIKVSQSIVAHARHVILVADASKASRHAPVRFATMRDVDTFVTDRVIDPGLARSCAEAGVRVIETDPS, encoded by the coding sequence GTGCGCGATCTGGCTGCGGTACGCCAACTGAGGCTTGTCGAACATCTCGATGCGGTGGGGCACGGCAAGGTCGAAGATCTTGCCAGATCGCTGGGCGTGACGCCGCAAACCATTCGCGGAGACTTGCGCCAGTTGGACGAACAGGGCGTCGTGTCCCGTGTTCGGGGCGGCGCCATGTTGCGATCCCGGCTGGACAATCTGGGCTACCATTCGCGTCAGGCGCTTGCGGCGAATGCCAAGTCGCGCATTGGCGAGGCCGCGGCGGCGCTGATCCCCGACGGGGTGTCGTTGTTCATCAATATCGGCACGACCGTGGAGGCGGCCGCGTCGCGCCTTCGGCAGCGTCAGCGACTGATGGTGGTGACCAACAACCTCAACGTCGCCGAAATCCTGGCAGACGCCCGCGGGATCGAGGTGATCGTGGCGGGTGGCCGCCTCCGGGCGGAGGATCGCGCGGTCGTCGGTCCCCTTGCAGTGGATTTTCTGAGCGCATTCAAGGTCGATTATGCCGTGATCGGTGCCAGCGCGCTGGACGCCGACGGGAGCCTGCTCGATTTCGACATCGACGAGATCAAGGTTTCGCAGTCGATCGTGGCGCATGCGCGGCATGTGATCCTGGTGGCCGATGCGTCCAAGGCTTCACGCCACGCCCCGGTGCGCTTTGCCACCATGCGCGATGTCGACACTTTCGTGACGGACAGAGTCATCGATCCCGGCCTTGCCCGCAGCTGCGCAGAAGCCGGTGTACGGGTGATTGAAACCGACCCCAGCTGA
- a CDS encoding DUF3237 domain-containing protein has protein sequence MTTIARMLIAAMLAGASPVGAAEPVAPTLRFVFEERVDLEPAEAAGANPRGAGNRIGITGGTISGPMLQGTVLPGGADWQLIRSDGCSEIVADYFIRAEDKSLIHVRNVGLACGAGAERGAYARATPVFTAPVGKHDWLNKSVFTSTIEPVIDGEGRLRQVVLRFYEVR, from the coding sequence ATGACGACGATTGCCAGAATGCTGATTGCGGCCATGCTCGCGGGCGCGTCGCCGGTCGGTGCTGCCGAGCCGGTGGCCCCGACGCTGCGTTTCGTGTTCGAGGAGCGCGTGGATCTGGAACCGGCCGAGGCTGCAGGTGCCAACCCGCGCGGGGCAGGGAACCGCATCGGCATAACCGGAGGCACGATCAGCGGCCCCATGCTGCAGGGCACGGTCCTGCCCGGAGGCGCGGACTGGCAGTTGATCCGCAGCGATGGCTGTTCCGAAATCGTGGCGGACTACTTCATCCGTGCGGAGGACAAGTCGCTGATCCATGTGCGCAACGTCGGCCTTGCCTGCGGGGCGGGTGCGGAGCGGGGCGCCTATGCCAGGGCGACGCCGGTGTTCACGGCGCCTGTCGGCAAGCACGACTGGCTGAACAAGTCCGTGTTCACCTCGACGATCGAGCCTGTGATTGACGGGGAGGGCAGGCTGCGGCAGGTGGTCCTGCGCTTCTATGAAGTGCGATGA
- a CDS encoding S9 family peptidase produces the protein MRALLFRPAGATEANKAPAILAVHGYLNSAEMQGNFATEYARRGYVVLAPDQRGHGASDPVAFADGFGGPDALAYLRRLPFVDRDNIGLEGHSMGGWTVLRAAEAQPDGYRSLILEGSSVGAPFAPEGTTAFPRNLLVVYGTRDEFGGFMWGPEAPLATGSVQKLRDLFGSRDPVEPGRLYGRVEDGSARMLLTPDVTHAWLHQSRTGISPAIEWFGRTLQGARPLPASDQIWPWREAGDFLALLAIPALIAGALAAFGGRAFAIAAQADSPTPHVAATRSPLALAAVAIVPALLFIPACMLTEVALGQNGLFRQTFTNQFAGWALLSTILAVIALRRQGSGLPLAQVPRALPLALLALVPAYVLVLAADRLLHVNPSWWFITVRPVTLERTRDFLLYAPFFTVNCLASLCLIQAVSQLENGGPWGATMRAVAATSGGFVLFLLVQYGVLAVTGHLLLPGEGLRVISAIGFAVFLAFVGIFGTVSRRALGSVVPGAVVSGLFVTWVLVATQPIGA, from the coding sequence ATGCGCGCGCTGCTGTTCCGCCCCGCAGGCGCGACCGAGGCCAACAAGGCTCCGGCGATCCTGGCGGTGCATGGCTATCTCAACAGCGCGGAAATGCAGGGCAACTTTGCGACGGAATATGCGCGGCGCGGCTATGTCGTGCTGGCGCCCGACCAGCGCGGGCACGGAGCCAGCGATCCAGTGGCCTTTGCCGATGGCTTCGGTGGCCCCGATGCGCTTGCCTACTTGCGCAGACTGCCGTTCGTGGACCGCGACAACATCGGCCTTGAAGGCCACAGCATGGGCGGCTGGACGGTGCTGCGCGCTGCCGAGGCCCAACCTGATGGCTATCGTTCGCTGATACTGGAAGGTTCGAGCGTGGGTGCGCCGTTTGCGCCCGAAGGCACCACGGCATTCCCGCGCAACCTGCTGGTGGTCTATGGCACGCGCGACGAGTTCGGCGGGTTCATGTGGGGGCCTGAGGCACCGCTTGCCACCGGCTCTGTCCAGAAGCTGCGGGATCTGTTCGGCAGCCGCGATCCTGTCGAGCCTGGCCGGCTCTATGGCCGTGTGGAGGACGGGTCGGCGCGGATGTTGCTGACGCCGGACGTGACCCATGCCTGGCTGCACCAGTCGCGGACAGGTATCTCGCCGGCGATCGAGTGGTTCGGCCGCACGCTCCAAGGCGCGCGCCCGCTTCCGGCCAGCGACCAGATCTGGCCATGGCGCGAGGCAGGGGACTTTCTGGCGCTGCTGGCCATCCCGGCGCTGATCGCGGGCGCGTTGGCTGCATTCGGCGGCCGGGCCTTTGCCATTGCGGCGCAGGCGGATTCGCCCACACCGCACGTGGCAGCGACACGGAGCCCTCTGGCGTTGGCGGCCGTTGCCATCGTGCCGGCGCTGCTGTTCATTCCGGCTTGCATGCTGACCGAGGTCGCGCTCGGGCAGAACGGGCTGTTCCGGCAGACCTTCACCAACCAGTTCGCAGGCTGGGCACTGCTCAGCACGATCCTTGCGGTCATTGCGTTGCGGCGGCAGGGTAGTGGCTTGCCACTGGCGCAGGTTCCCCGCGCTCTGCCCCTTGCGCTGCTGGCGCTCGTGCCCGCCTATGTCCTGGTTCTGGCGGCGGACCGACTGTTGCACGTCAATCCTTCATGGTGGTTCATCACGGTCCGTCCGGTCACGCTCGAACGCACGCGCGACTTCCTGCTTTACGCACCGTTCTTCACCGTGAACTGCCTTGCCTCGCTGTGCCTGATCCAGGCAGTGTCACAATTGGAGAATGGCGGGCCGTGGGGAGCGACGATGCGGGCGGTGGCGGCAACGTCGGGAGGTTTCGTGCTGTTCCTGCTGGTGCAGTACGGCGTGCTGGCGGTGACGGGACATCTGCTGTTGCCGGGTGAAGGCCTGCGGGTAATCTCTGCGATCGGTTTTGCGGTGTTTCTTGCCTTCGTGGGCATCTTCGGGACAGTTTCCAGGCGTGCGCTCGGCTCGGTCGTACCCGGGGCGGTCGTGTCGGGTCTGTTCGTGACCTGGGTGCTTGTTGCCACGCAACCGATTGGAGCCTGA